ACATAAGTacctcaattttttttaatgtcttctttcttccattttgttctctttctttctttctctaaatttttatttttttccccaGTATCATCGTGGAAAACATAATTATGAAGCATCGACTAGAAAACTTTGGAAGTACCATTCGGTTTTTCGGATCCTGAAGACTTATCAACCCGATTACAACCCGGCGATGAATAATGATGATGGAGTCGGTACTTCCACTCAACCTAGTCAACAAACTCAATCTACACAAGAAAATCAAGATGATAATATGGATGAAGATTTGCAAAATATGGCAAGGTTTGGTGGCACTTCATCTACTCATAATCCTGAAACCTCAGAAATATCAAAGAAAAGACGTTATTTCGAACAAACCGATGATGTTAGAAGTGAAGGTAGAGATCAAGTAAAGAATCGCAGAAATCAGATGAAAAATGGATAAACtcatcgaacttcttgaaaatgcacaAGCACAAAGAGAGGCCAAATAtgaaaaaaagaaggaagagtATCTAAGGAAGAACATGGAAATCTCTTCAATCTTGGCACAAATGCAACAAAGAGAATCGGAAATGAAGATCTTACGACAACCCTTGGATGAATTACAAGAATGTGAGAGACCCATTTACAAAATATAGAAGAACGAGATTTTAGCCCGTTATAGTTTGGACCTTATCCCCTAAACTAAAGTGataatttaagttatttagaagtaggatttcaatttcaatgtagttttttatgttttaagttagtaggatttcaatttcaatgtactttttagTTTCTTCAAAAAACATTGTAACTTTGTTTTGCAATGTAATGGAAGATTACAAATTCTCAAATGGCTACATTTACTTTGATAAATTtccaaattttgaaacaaaatacgAGTGAAACAAATTGTCAAACATGTAGAAATGGAATTCCAAATTCTGGAGCAGCGTCGCCTCCGAACGCCGAATGGAACAGCGTCCACCAAGTGCCTAACCATTCGGCGTTATTATCTGGAATATTCGGTTAACACCGAACCATTCGGATTTTTGGTTACTTTTTGAGCGCCTCACCGTTCGGCGTTTCAATCTCGCCGATAGTGAgactgcgagcaaatgctaggataGAGAAGTAGCCAGAAAGAGTGTTAACTTTTTCCCCatacttttttcatgatttgcaacactttttggtcaATCTAGCAGTCCAAAAtctcccataggacttagccttaaaGATTGTTGCTACTGAAGGTAGTTTATACTATCTATATGTATGAGATGAACTGCGGTAGTGTTTGATCCCTTCGAGCCACGGAGCAGGGTATGTAGACGGTTCAGCACAATTCTGCAAGGTTGTTTATATCGTCGGAAAGGAGTTGGTTAGTGcttggcagttcataccatctattcaAAGATGATTACAACCTTGGCAAGTACATATCGTTGGTTAGAGGTAGTTGGAGTACTGCTCTTCATACTACCTAGTAAAGAGAGGATTGTTGTGTCTCCTAGATAATTCATACCATATAATCACTGTACAACCCATGAGACAAGAGATGATTACTATCGTTCaaggtaattcatatcatctgtCTCGACTTGTGAGTTAAGCAACGGTTATTATCGTATGAGGTGACTCATATCATCTGAGAATAAAGGATGGTTGTTGTTTATTATGATAGTTCATACCATCGATATGGAAATGATTACTAACTCTTTTGAGTAGTTCATATCATTTGAAAAAGATGTTCTGTTGAGCTCGACTGAGTACTGTGAATTGCCAGGCCCAACTGGTGGGCTCCCACCTACGGGTGGCTACTCAGAAGACTATTGGCAACTGGACAATGGTGGCTGGTACTCGACTACTCTTGCAAGAGATATTGTATCCTTACAGTAAAATGATGGGAATCATATTTAAGTATATAAACAATTTTAGCCTTCTTATAAAGCAGTTTGGGTTAAATCAGTGAACATTTGGTTGGGAAAATCAAATTGGTCAGAGTCATTTGGAAATCTGGTTTCTCGAGTGGCGTATCAGAGAATGGGATCTGACCGGTTGGAAGCAAAATTCTTCTGGTTAGCCGCACCAAATCTGTCATCTGTAGGCCCCAGGCACATACCCCATGTAATTCGAAGTTAGATGAGCTTGAGATGATGTGCAAAGAAGTGGAGAAATAGTTAAACCAGGATAAGTTTGGACTTAATATGgaatttatgcaggaaattatTGAACCACTTTCTGGGTCCGAATACGAGTTCCTAACTAGACGAAATGACTACTCCAATTTTGTAGGTATGTTTCAAGGTATGCAATACAGAAAAGCTGCAGATGGTGTATTTAGAAAATGTAAAAGGCTGAAGCAGAATATGGTTCAAGATCTTGGAATCAGAAGCAATTTTCCTCATGGAATGCTGTGAATCTCAAACCTATCAATACAGCTGGTTGGTGTGTTGTACAGCTTTGTGTATTTCAGATCTCAAGtatttaagtttctttatcttacCCGTCTTTCtggttttgttttcatcttcttttttttttcttcttccagtttTATGATTTGGCGTTTCAATGACGTCTTGGCCCTGAAGGAAACCTCATCTTTTGAGGAGCTCGAAGGGGATCTAAAACCCTCGTTCATGATTCAATTTTTATGGAGAAACTTGAGAAGGAAAATCAGGACAATGGAGACCCCATGTTGCTGTTACAGGATATCTAAGATATCCTTCTTTCCAGATATAGATAGGTTGTTACTGTATATTTTGTGTATATTCTTGTATGTTGCTTGATGACCAAGTTAGCGTTCTTTTATATAAGAACGGTCTCATTTAATCGTGAATATTCtattcaatccaatcaatattttAGATTCAGTTTAATCTATGCCATGACAGTTTctgtcatggtatcagagctgatCAAGATCTAAATCAAACTGTGTTTTCGCTGCAACAAACAAACGTTAACCAGTATCCAGTATCAGAATCATAAAACCCAAACCCTAGTGTCATATCTTCTTCATCATAGCCCAACATGTCACGTGAAGATTATCAACCCATTGCTGTGAAGTTCGATGGAACTAACTACAATCATTGGTCTTTCTTAATGAGAAGTTTCCTCAAGGGAAAAGCCATGTGGAAATATATTGACGGCAAAGCTAAGAAGCCTGCAAACGGAGTCGTTATCACTGACAAAGGAAAAGATGCAGGAGAAGAAACAGCAGAGAGCTGGGAGATCAATAATCACAACATACTAACCTGGATAAGCAACACAGTTGTAACATCTATAAGCATGCAACTTACAAGCTTTGAGACTGCCAAAGATGCATGGGAGTTTCTCTCAAAAAGGTATACCCAGATAAACTTTGCTCAACGTTATAAGCTAGAACAGGATATTCGATCTATGAAATAACAGATGGAACAATCTATCTCAAATTTTCACTCTGAGATGTCAATCATATGGAACCAGTTAGCACTAATGGAACCGAACTGGACAGCTGATATGAAGTTATGGAAAAATTACAGAGAAGAGTCTCGATTAGTTCAGCTCTTAATGGAATTAAGAGATGACTTTGAGACTGTGAGAGCCTCAATCCTCCATCTATCACCTCTTCCGTCTGTCGAAGCCGCATTGTCAGAACTCATCACTAAAGAAACTCGGAAAAGAATCAAACCAGACATACCAGCAGTGTTTGCAGTCAATTCACGTGCAAACTTTAACACTCATCTCAACTCTCAGAAAACTCATCGTGATTTCTCACAAATCCAGTGCTACAACTGTAAGAAACCAGGCCACCTAGCCAAGAACTGCACCGTGCCATCAGTTCAAAGTGGATCACAAAGCTCAAACAATCCATCAGTGCAAACAATCCAGCGAGGATCAAGCTTTCCAATCCAGTGCAACTACTGCAAGGAACCAGGGCATACAGTAGGAAACTGTACATCCCCTACTTCCAGAAATATGAGAGAACGAAGAAAGTTTAATGGAACTGGATACACATCTGCACCATCCAGTTACACAGCACCTGCACCATCCAGTTACGCAGTTGCATCAACACCAAACAATCTAGCTGACATACAAGAAATGCtcaagcaatcactctcaatggGTAACAATAGTGCTACAGCAGCATCTGCAGTATCTGCTTCCACAGGTAGCTTCTCAACTGGATGGTTCCTTGACTCAGGTGCCTCTAACCATATGACATTCAATTCTAGCATATTTGAGCACAAGAGTCCTATTATTACACCAAAAATTCAAACTGCAGATGGATCTGAACTAAATGCTAGTCACATTGGTCAGATTAAAATCTCTGATAAGATACATGTATCTGATGTGTTACTTGTCCCAAAGATAAGAATGAACCTTATATCAATTGGACAATTATGTAATCAAGGACTTAACATATATTTCTTCTCTTCTGGTTGTGTGATACAGGATCCCAAGACAGAGAAGCttgttgggataggccgtagagtagGAAGATTGTACCTCCTTGAAACATTGATCTCTCCTCAACTGTCAAAGAGTGAGCTTGCTGCCACTACAACTGCCAATTCCCTCTCTCCAACTGCATCTCCATCTGTGTCTCCTTTTATGTTATGGCATTCTAAGTTAGGCCATGTTTCTTTCTCTCGTCTCACTTATATGATCAATAATGGATTATTGGGAACAACTCAGGTTGATAAAGAACCTTATTGCATCTCATGTTCTGATACCATGACAGTTTCTGTCAGTTGCATCGTAGTCACGGCGTAGTTGGCCATAATGTAACCCCAAGCGGTAAACCAAATTTTTTAGTTTTAGGGGATTTTTTACCAAAGCTCATCAAAGTGGATACAGCATCTGAAAAAGAAGCTGTACAAGCTAAACTAGCTTCTCATACTTACTATAGGAGCACCTGGGTGGGTGTGACTAGGATACATAGATCTTTGCTGAATTTACTGATAGATTAGCTACAGACAAAAGTTGATGCCCTTGTAGATCCCAACTTCAATCCTGGAGAAGGAAAGATGCAGACAAATTGTGAAGATTGATATGTTCCCAGTTAATGAGTTAACTTGGCCTGAATTTGCCAAGTTAACTCATTAACTTGGAAAATTCTTTCTAGCTTACTTATCTATTGAAGGCCACCTTGATTCTTCAGAAGTTTCATCTCGTGAGGATATAAAGGTGATCCATTGCTTACAAGGTGATGTGGGATGGTAATGGTTTGCGGCTTATTAGCTGGAGTGTGGTGGAATTGAAGCATATGCCCCTGGTAAGTTTAGCTATCATTTAGGTTATTTCTTATACTATTCCTGTTGTTCAAATTGGAGTTTCTAAGTTCTGGTAATATGGATTTCTGATGGGCATAGTTTGTCATCTTCCATTGATGCATGAAATTCGTCATCACTCTGTGGTGTTCAAGGCTTCTTCTAACTGGCAAATGACTGTATTCTTTGCCTGGTCCACCTCATCTAGGCTTAATACTCAGCAAAGAACTTTTCGGCACGAAGTCAACTCAGCCCAAGGCATTGTGGTCTGGACATTTATGAGCCTATTCATGTAACCTAATTCAAAGAGGACGTTTAAAACAACTAGTGATGCCAAGAAATTGTGTTTCAATAAGCTAGACATTAGTAAATATGATTATGTGTATTGTCTGGCTCTGCTTCGCCACGCCTCCATAATTAAGGTTCCATTGCCCCAACCCATACAACATACAATCAGCCTTACCCTGTCAAATGACTTCCGTCGGTATCTAATTGCATTTTGGTAGTACATTATCTGCTATTCTCAAAGATTGAATAGATAATCAGAAGTCTCAACGGGTATTCTGTAGTTGGTTCCTTTTTCGTTATGCAGTGTATCAACTGTCTAGTTTCCTTGAGATTTCGTTTCCCGTATCTCAATAAGAGCCTGGTAGTTGGTGAATTATTGTTTTGTCATAGTCAGGAATGTCTTACTTATTCATATCTCAAATCTAGAGTACGTACATAAAATGAAATATTTTTGGATTAGGATCAGATGCTTAGGGAGCTCTAACTGGCAAAAGAACCGCGCGATAAATCAAAATATTTTGCTCTTCCACATGTATTTTTAAGACCATCGCCGGAATACCATAATCCGAAGCTGTGCTAGGTGAGAACTAGAAAATTTATAGTGGTGCAAGTCTGACATTGGagtatttttttttcatatttctttTGATAAGACAGCATCACATCTAGTTGCCTTGTTCATGTTCATGCCTTTTGCTTTCTCTCGtatattttgtttctttgtcGTTTCTAAAGGGTAAGTCAAGGAAGTAGTGTGTAGAAGATATAACTAAAGTTACATAGCAGCTCGATGTGAGGGTAAAATATCCCACATATTTCTAAATGCAAGAGTCACTCTAAAACCCTTACAGTAGTAACTTCCATCGACGTCCAAGGATGATACTGATTTGTCGCCGTATCGGCTATCAGAATCTTAATGTTGTATGGCTGTAGTACTATACTCGGCTCTTTTACTTGTGCTTTTGTTTATTTCTTCCAGATTGTTTCTCAGGGTTTCCTACTTTGGGGGGAACACTAACTTATTTGATTCTCAGCTACTTGCAGAGGTCGAGTCCCTGAACAGAGATATTTGGTCAATGGAATATATTGATGAAGTTGATGCCGCTGAAACAATTGTTACCGCAGGAACGCGATTCCAGAGTTGGCAAAAGTCTTGGAACCTGCAAGAAAGCTACCTACTAATGTTGAAACCAGGATTAGGAAATGTGTCTACGAGGCGTTGGATAAAGGTCCACCAGAGTGGGTGAAGAAGATATTGCGACATTCTATTAGTAAGGAAGTATATAAGGTGCATCAGGGCCTACAAAGGTGCTtttcttttcgagtgtatatagCGAATTTCTtttcttcagattttttttttttaatagtctGCAGTTTTACTTCATTTTTGCGGAGTTACAGAAAAGTTAAATGAAGTAACCAATTTAGTGTTTCAAATGtcggagaaagaaagaaatagcTACCAGTTGGGATACAAAGATGAACTAAATAGTCCTTCTTTCATACCATCCCTTATGTTGGAAATAGTAATTTGTAATCTAGAGTtgtctagattagtttagaaaagTGTAGTAAATTCTACAAAGTGAAAGTTGTGGAATTAGCTAATTAGAATAGTTTAGAAGCTTCTAGAATTAGCTAGAGTCAAATGTATCTAGAATGTTCAAGAGACAGTCAAAGTCGGTCAAGTAAGAATGTTCTAGAAAGTCGGTAATTGTGTTAGTGTTTTCTAGAATATTCTAGGCAATACGGTGTAGTGCCTATAAATAGGCAATGATACATTCATTTGTAATTGCAACGAAGCAAGAAGTGAGTAATAACATTAAGAGTTCTTTAAGAGTTTAAGTGTTAGTCTTGCTTTCACCTTCACCACTAGAGTTCCTGGAGCTCTATACGAGCAACACCACTATGCTCGTGTATCTCCAAAAGTATTAAAAAATTTCAACATGGTTCTTATCCAAAttccaacatggtatcagagcggagGTTCGATCCATATGGGGCGTGTAAGCTGTGCGAATTAAAATGCTTGTGGAGTTTAAAGCAAATGCGAAAGTGAATCGAAGAAAATGAAGGCATGCATGACTCTCAACTATGTGCATTTTGAGTTTTTGAGTTTTGGATGTTTGTTTTAGACCCATATGAATGTTATCACCCATGTCTACGTAAAAAGAGAATTGACAAGAAGTTGAGAAAAAAGAAGATGTTTGCTCGTGAGATACAGTAGTTTTCAGTACCGTTGAAGATGTAAAAGAGTCTCCATGAAATGAAAGtgagaaagagaaaagagaaattgTAGGTAGTGCATGTGGAAAAGAGTGCACTTTCGTACATGGCATGGGAAAATCCATGTCGTCACGAGATTCTACTCCTCTACTCGTGGCGGAAGTAGCCGAGTGAAGGCTACAGGAAGGCCGCGTAAAGGCCAGGCCGAGTGAAGGCCGACACGGTGGGGCCGCACCCACTGAGATGCTAGCGGAATAGGTGGGCTAGCCGGAAGAAAAGAGGATGGCAGACAAGAGCTATGGAGACATTAGGAGAAAATGAGGCGTGTTGACGCAGAGAAAGAAATGTCGCGGGCATTAAAAGGAAAAATTACGACACGAGCATGAGAAGTTGAGGATGAACAAGAAAGCAAGAAAAGTGAAGGATAGACGTGAAATTGGGTGAAGGTCGAACTACAAAAATGAAGATTACAAATTAGGAGGGGATGTTGGAAATAGTAATTTGTAATCTAGAGTtgtctagattagtttagaaaaatgtaataaattcTACAAAGTGAAAGTTGTGGAATTAGCTAATTAGAATAGTTTAGAAGCTTCTAGAATTAGCTAGAGTCAAATGTATCTAGAATGTTCAAGAGACAGTCAAAGTCGGTCAAGTAAGAATGTTCTAGAAAGTCGGTAATTGTGTTAGTGTTTTCTAGAGTATTCTAGGAAATACGGTGTAGTGCCTATAAATAGGCAATGATACATTCATTTGTAATTGCAACGAAGCAAGAAGTGAGTAATAACATTAAGAGTTCTTTGAGAGTTTAAGTGTTAGTCTTGCTCTCACCTTCACCACTAGAGTTCCTGGAGCTCTATACTAGCAACACCACTATGCTCGTATAtctccaaaaatattaaaaaatttcaaCATGGTTCTTATCCAAATTCCAACACCTTAGCTGCTCGAAGATTTCGAGTTTGATCTATTGAGTTATCTTTAAATTAGACCACGCTATAATGTATATTGAAACCCATGTCTTCTCAGTTGGCAAAAGTAGTATATTTTAGTGACAAGGAGCTCCCTTTTGGCCTGGTTGTTTTTTTATCTACATTGATACGCAGAAATCTGTTGTTTCGGGGTGACATGTGTGGCTGACAAAGTTTCACAGAGGAAACCTGTGGTTGTAAAAAAAGGAAAGGCGTGTCAAAACAATGTCTGGTATTGTCATGAAACAATGTCGTTGTGTATTTCCCCCTACCATTCTTGAACATTAGGCAAAAGCATTCTGCAATTTACTCTAACAACCTCACTAAACCCTATTGCTAATGATGATGACATTCTTGGATATCCTGCAATGGTATCTCGTGTATTGGATTTTAGAACCATTGATTTGAGGTTAGCAGTAGGCACTTACAGTGGATCTTTAGAAGTTTTTCTAGAGCATGTACTTGAGGTATGTTGATTCCTATCCtattttttgtgaatgaaaaattaCTTGGCAGCAATGCTCATCATAGTCTCGTGTAAACCAGAAATTCTAAGAATGAGTTCTAATATTTGCTTTTATCAGGTTTGGCACCAAATACGCACTGCTTATGGAGACCGGCCATATTTGATGCTTATAGCTGAGCAATTATCTGGAGATTTTGCATCTCTGTATGAAAAAGAGGTGTGATTATTCTCCGTGGATCAATCTCTCAATGCAGTTGTACATCCATTTCGTGTATTACCTTGTAGATTTACTTTATGGCAGATTCTTCCAAACAGGTGCTTGATCCTGTAAAGAAAATTAAGGAGCATGCTGATCCCTAATGCTTAACTGCCGCACTAAAGAAGGAATCAATGAGTTTATCAGTGGCAAGGAAATCCCTAAAGCTCATTGGAACGATGGTGTCTGCAGACTCTGTGGCATCGACAAGAGTGATGAAACTGTGTGGTTATTGTGATTCTGAGCATCACACTTACTGCTTGATACCTCCACTGCTTTCTGTTCGAAACTAGTTATTGTCCACACAGGAATTTCAGCTTTCAACTTATACTCGGGTAGAGTTCCATAAGGATTCTGACTAGACTTCAACCTTCTATCCTCAGTCCACCTTTTTCTCTTGTTCTCCTCTAGATTTGACTCCTGATGGTAGTCtcaagttgtttttttttctgtgaCAGTTTCAAGTTCAGCAAGATCTGCTTTGGTAAGTGGTTTATCTTCCATTGAAACGAAAAACTAATATAATTTTGAATGAAAAAAAATTTAGGGTTGAGGAAGCGAATAACCTAGGATGGATAATCAAGATATCTCTAAACAAAAGACCTTTACATATAGGAATAACAAACCAACTTAAAAGAGTTAGAAAAAGATGTACTTCATTACAGAAAGAGTCGTAAACTTCATAACAAGTAGAGTCTATAAAAGTTTATGGAGTCTATATCTCGTAAACTTCATAACAAGTGGAGTCTATATGTTTCCAGAAACATCACATCTGAATTGGGACACATTGTCCCAAATGATAGTGGCGGTATGGGCATGCCATGTTGGATGATGGATCCAAGAACCCATCCTCCGACGTAAGGATCATGAAAGTTTCCCTTTTGGGCATCTTCTCTAGAGTCAATTATGGCCCTCCCTGCAGTGAGGTTGACGCAATGTTTCAGCAATTGTAGTACTTCAACGTCTTCCATGTTAGGATCATAATATCGTGCTAGGTAAGCCTCTGCGTCACGATAACAAGATCCATCCAACACATACCCGCGAGACTCATAAAATCTTGGAGATCCTGAAGGGCTTGTAAAGAGATGAAAAAATCTTGTTTCGCCTTCCTCAATCACACCTAAGAAAATTCCTGCACATAACAACATCCATGTTAGGATCAATACTGTTACAAACTGGCTTAAAGATTTAATGGTAGATATTCCTTGGTGTGTGCCATTGGAGCTGCAGTCATTCATATCAAATGACAGGTTGCCTGAAATTGGTGGGGGAGAAGACGTACTCATATGGAGTGGTCATAAAAATGGACAATTTGTCACAGCTGTAGTAGCAGTGGAAAAAGTTAAGAGTTAGAGAACCAAAACTTACATGGCCAGCTCATATTTGGAAGCCATTCTTGCATCCCAGCATTGCTAGCAATATTTGGAAACTGCAGCAGGGAGTCTATATGGATGATGAGGAAATGAAAAAGAGGGAAGAGGGGTTATGAAATTGTCTCTAGATGCTGCATTTGTGAAGAAGATCAAGACAGTACGTGTCAAACACTATGGAATTGTAACTTCAGTAGGATTATTTGGTCCTGGCTTTGTTTAATTTTTGGTTCAAAAACCCTGGCTCTTTTGAAGACATTTGTGTTGCAGCAAAGAATAAAAACCCACTTATACAAGAACTATGGATGACAGCAGCCTGTGCAACTACGAGAGAACTGTGGtttcaaagaaataaaaaactgtTTGAAGAAGTGAAACCTCGTAGCAATGTTTTTAAAAGCAGAATATACAAAATTGTTCAGGAAGGAAGTTATAGAATGAAAGAAAATAAATGGGGACAGGATTATGATGCTCGAGTGATATACTTCTTTAAAATTGGTGATAGAGGTATTAAATTTCATTATATTAATGAATCATTCTGGTCAGCTCCTGCAGAAGGTTATATACTACTTTGTTGTGCTGGAATTTCCTTTGGGAATCCAGGAAATGCTGGTATTGGAGTGATTGCTAGGAACTATAAAAGCCAGGTACTAGGTACTCTAACAGGTGGTGTGGGAGTGGCAGACAAAGCTATAGCTGGAGAATATGCAGTTCTGTGTGCTCTTGAATGGGCTATCTCTATGGAATGCAATAAGGTAATAATTCAGTCTGACTTAAAGCTAGTTATTGATCGTTTCAGTAATGGAGAAGTACCTTGGTATATCAGAGCAAGATGGCAGAAGGTAAAGCAGAAGTTTGAGGAAATTAAATTCATTCATTGCCTTAGTGTGATAAACTTACTGCAATCACTTTGGCAAAACAAGGAGCAACTTTGGGTGCTGGAGAAAAAACAATACATCTGGGCAGGCCTCAGAGTTTAAAAAGAACTGAAATATCAGGAGTTCTCTATTAGGCTTTATTTTCATGAGTCAGTTTAGTCCTGTATTAACTTTGGCTTTGTTTTGGCTATTCAATCAATAAAATGTGTGATTcagcaagaagaaaaaaaactggaTTACTCTTACGATCTAAAGTTATTTGCTCAAAGGAGTTCTCTTAATATTTCTGAATTGTGACAGCAGTGGCTTAGAAAATACTAGTATAAAACACTTTATAAGATGTAAACAATGTGGACAGTGTACCTGATTTGATGGAATCACGGTAGTATGCGCCCATGGTTTTCTCGACTAGAGATGCTAATCCGTCTGTTGTACGCATTTCGGTCATTGACTACATCAAAACCATTTAAGTTCACAACAACTTAGTCATTTTGTACATTTGTAATTAAGTAATTTTAAGATAAGAAAATTACTTTTCTGGCCACCTCCTGGTACACCATCAAGTTAAAACTCTCATCACCACAAGTAGCCATCGACACATTTGCATCCACCCTGAGCAGTTTGGGGCTCTGATATTCGACTGTTACATTATATAAACGGTTACAAATTCTAGAAACTAACTAGGTtctaaaatcaacaacaaaacctCATGAACTATACGATCTTGAAAACAAGGTTTATCAGACTGTAACCTAGCTAGAAGTTTGAGTCTTGAAAACAATCTAGTAATAGGTTTATCATTTGGAGAACGAATAAAGGGATGTATTTTCATTCCCCATATGAAATGACCATGTAAAACTACATTTTATAAATAGAGAAGGCTGTTTAAGACGTTCGATGAATCATACCCCCTGATTTCAGCTTCACCAATAACCCATTTTTGTAAGTGCAGCGGGTGTCTGATCCAAATGCTATCCTTCCTCTCGTCAAAGGCAGGCCTATGATAACAGTACCACGACGCTCTGCATAGAAAGACAGCAGGGACAAGGAAGGCAATGGTGTAAAACAATCCTAAGCCTTTAACCGCACATAAGTAGTCCAATTACAAGAATTACACTCTTAAACAAGCTCAAAATTGTGTCTCAGGCCACACACATAAGGTAAAAAGAATTTAAAACATAATAGAAAATAACTCTAAAACATGAAGATACGGCAAACGGATATTTACAGCAAACACAATATCAACTGATTAGTTTGACTTTGCATAGACTTGTTTCAGTGTGGGGATCACTTCTATCAACTGTTTCTCATACCCGGAACATACACCATAATAACAGCTCAAAAGTAGGTAGAGAACTATATACACAAGTGACTTCTTCCAGCTCTAAATTGTTGGATAGAACAATCAGTGGCCAGATGCTATTAAAATTCATAATGCTATCCACAAAAATCATCTGATGTCGTATTTTagttctaaaggatcaattgtaTCAGGCGGGTTAAGCCGTTTGAGGTCTAAAATCAGTAGTATATAAAGTGAACAAGTTGGGCAAGGATGTGCAAAAGAATCCTAATCTATTCAAGTTACAGTAGATTCGAATTAACGGCTTAAATAAGCTCAAAATTGAGTCCAGCCTAAAACTTAGTGAGTCAGAAATTCAAAGACACGGGAAATAGATGAATGAAATTTAAAGTTTTTCACATAGAAAAAGTACTCCACTGGGGTTAGCCTAGACCTAAAATACACATTTGTGACTATTACCATTGAAacatgaaaatccaaaattaaAAGAGATTAACAACCACAAACCAATTTATATCACCACAAATTAATCGTCTGCAGTAAATAAATCAAAATCCTTAGATGTTAA
Above is a genomic segment from Papaver somniferum cultivar HN1 chromosome 10, ASM357369v1, whole genome shotgun sequence containing:
- the LOC113319015 gene encoding uncharacterized protein LOC113319015 — encoded protein: MATCGDESFNLMVYQEVARKSMTEMRTTDGLASLVEKTMGAYYRDSIKSGIFLGVIEEGETRFFHLFTSPSGSPRFYESRGYVLDGSCYRDAEAYLARYYDPNMEDVEVLQLLKHCVNLTAGRAIIDSREDAQKGNFHDPYVGGWVLGSIIQHGMPIPPLSFGTMCPNSDVMFLETYRLHLL